The following proteins are co-located in the Corynebacterium kalinowskii genome:
- a CDS encoding MMPL family transporter, with protein sequence MAKFLFHVGKWSYQRKWAVIAIWLVLLIAVGGSALTLQKGFDDKFAIPGTPSQDAADLLIKNFPDQKNPLDNAGVNIVFAAPEGHRLSEPQYVKAIDEVIAHIDQGIPDKKDTMRFGNPVTLNPKLQQGIIEQETAQGLPEETARADAANLTLMSEDGRIGFATFGIDVPSPTDVTDHHRATIREALEIGRAKGLIVEGGGAAFGDPLVIKTTSEMIGLGVAFIVLIFTFGSLIAAGLPLLTAVVGIGIGSLTIVLATRVATLNNTTPVLAVMLGLAVGIDYALFILARYRAEYRKAPRDDAAGIAVGTAGSAVVFAGLTVIIALIALSIVRIPFLTYMGLAAAFTVFVAVMVALTLVPALLGVMGKFAFGAKIPWLAGNPRRPGEEPRRGTRRSKGYAWVTFVHRFPALVLAVVVLGLGALTIPALQLELALPNDSTSSLSSTQRKSADLLTEGFGDGHNSLMLAVVDAGEVDPTAPALQPLVRAQRDMNPEGFDEKKAAQAAAFSYVVERFNTNADIKHVQLVGVNEPGNAAQLMITPYAGPNDPMTTKLLHSLRASQAEAEAATGIKIGITGLTPIQRDVTQKLSDAMPLYLAIVVGLAIVLLLMVFRSIMVPIVAGLGFLLSVGAAFGVTVLFWQEGLWALVETPGPLISFMPIFLIGVTFGLAMDYQVFLVSRMREFYAHHGGVPTPGSRYSAVDESVIEGYTLGSRVVTSAALIMIAVFVAFIDQPLPFIKIFGFALGAGVLFDAFFVRMALVPASMFLLGRATWWMPSWLDKILPHLDIEGAALEKEWELRRLEAERLADLQVEELRARSV encoded by the coding sequence TGCTGATCAAGAACTTCCCGGATCAAAAGAACCCGCTGGATAATGCGGGTGTGAACATCGTGTTCGCAGCCCCTGAGGGGCATCGGCTGTCTGAACCCCAGTATGTGAAAGCGATTGACGAGGTCATCGCGCACATCGATCAGGGGATTCCGGATAAGAAAGACACGATGCGCTTCGGTAATCCCGTGACGCTGAATCCGAAACTCCAACAGGGCATTATCGAGCAGGAAACTGCCCAGGGGCTGCCGGAGGAGACCGCCAGGGCCGACGCTGCAAACCTGACCCTAATGTCCGAGGATGGCCGCATCGGCTTTGCGACCTTCGGTATCGACGTCCCCTCCCCGACGGATGTCACCGACCATCACCGCGCCACCATCCGCGAGGCGCTGGAAATTGGCCGAGCCAAGGGACTCATCGTGGAGGGCGGCGGTGCCGCGTTCGGCGACCCACTCGTGATCAAGACGACCTCCGAGATGATCGGCCTCGGCGTGGCGTTCATCGTATTGATCTTCACCTTCGGTTCGCTCATCGCCGCCGGGCTGCCGCTTCTTACCGCCGTAGTGGGCATCGGCATCGGCTCACTGACCATCGTGCTGGCCACGCGCGTAGCCACGCTGAACAACACCACCCCGGTCCTGGCTGTGATGCTGGGCCTCGCCGTGGGCATCGACTACGCCCTGTTCATCTTGGCGCGCTACCGAGCGGAGTATCGCAAAGCTCCGCGTGACGACGCCGCAGGCATCGCCGTCGGCACCGCCGGCTCGGCCGTCGTGTTCGCTGGCCTCACGGTCATCATCGCGCTGATCGCACTGTCGATCGTTCGCATCCCGTTCCTGACCTACATGGGTCTTGCTGCCGCCTTCACCGTGTTCGTGGCTGTGATGGTCGCCCTCACCCTGGTTCCGGCGCTCCTAGGCGTGATGGGCAAATTCGCCTTCGGTGCGAAAATCCCGTGGCTCGCGGGTAATCCGCGCAGGCCTGGCGAGGAACCACGCCGTGGCACCCGCCGCTCCAAGGGCTACGCCTGGGTGACCTTCGTCCACCGATTCCCGGCGCTCGTGCTGGCGGTGGTCGTGCTGGGGCTCGGAGCGCTCACCATTCCGGCGCTGCAGCTGGAGCTGGCACTGCCTAATGACTCGACGTCGTCGTTAAGCAGCACGCAGCGCAAGTCCGCCGACCTGCTCACGGAAGGCTTCGGCGACGGCCACAATTCCCTGATGCTCGCCGTGGTCGACGCGGGAGAGGTGGATCCGACGGCGCCGGCGCTGCAGCCACTGGTGCGCGCGCAGCGGGACATGAACCCGGAGGGCTTCGATGAGAAGAAAGCCGCCCAGGCTGCCGCGTTTTCCTACGTGGTCGAGCGATTCAACACGAACGCCGACATCAAGCACGTGCAGCTCGTGGGCGTCAATGAGCCGGGCAATGCTGCCCAGCTGATGATCACGCCGTATGCCGGTCCGAATGACCCGATGACCACGAAGCTGCTGCACTCGCTGCGCGCGTCGCAGGCCGAGGCTGAGGCGGCCACGGGCATCAAGATCGGTATCACGGGCCTCACCCCAATCCAGCGCGACGTGACGCAAAAGCTTTCCGACGCCATGCCGCTGTACCTGGCGATCGTCGTGGGGCTGGCCATCGTGCTGCTGCTCATGGTGTTCCGCTCGATCATGGTGCCGATTGTCGCGGGCCTCGGCTTCCTGTTGTCCGTCGGTGCCGCGTTTGGCGTGACCGTCCTGTTCTGGCAGGAGGGTCTGTGGGCCCTGGTCGAAACCCCAGGCCCGCTGATTTCCTTCATGCCGATCTTCCTCATCGGCGTCACCTTCGGCCTGGCTATGGACTACCAGGTGTTCCTAGTCTCCCGCATGCGCGAGTTCTATGCCCACCATGGCGGCGTCCCGACCCCGGGCTCGCGCTACTCGGCGGTCGACGAATCCGTGATCGAGGGCTACACGCTCGGCTCCCGCGTGGTCACGTCCGCGGCGCTCATCATGATCGCCGTGTTCGTCGCGTTCATTGACCAGCCGCTGCCGTTCATTAAGATCTTCGGCTTCGCGCTGGGCGCGGGCGTGCTTTTCGACGCATTCTTCGTCCGCATGGCATTGGTCCCCGCCTCCATGTTCCTCCTCGGCCGCGCTACCTGGTGGATGCCGTCCTGGCTGGACAAGATCTTGCCGCACCTGGACATCGAAGGCGCAGCCCTGGAAAAGGAATGGGAACTGCGTCGCCTCGAAGCCGAACGCTTGGCGGATCTGCAGGTGGAGGAGCTGCGGGCACGGAGCGTCTAG